The following are encoded in a window of Mycoplasmopsis bovis PG45 genomic DNA:
- the ychF gene encoding redox-regulated ATPase YchF, which translates to MGLKAGIVGLPNVGKSTLFSALTKHQVEASNYAFTTIDPNISSVALKDQRLIELAKIVNPSKIVPATFDFVDIAGLVKGASKGEGLGNKFLSNIREVDAIIHVVRCFENKDIMHVANEINPVNDKNVINYELMLADIETVSNIVNRISKKAKSGDKTALIEYNLAQKIKQTLENELPARSLINNLSEEEAKLIKTYHLLTAKPVIYVANLSTEQISNYADDKLFNELKNSLSEEEKIIPISVQLESELSQVDETEANEWLNSYNINLSGLDILTKESFDLLKLKTYFTAGPMEVKAWTFKDGMLAPQCAGLIHSDFEKKFIKADIISYENYIQYNGEQGARNAGKIRSEGKNYIMQDGDICHFKFGK; encoded by the coding sequence ATGGGATTAAAAGCAGGTATTGTAGGCTTGCCAAATGTTGGCAAAAGCACATTATTTAGTGCTCTTACAAAGCATCAGGTTGAAGCATCTAATTATGCCTTTACAACCATAGATCCAAATATAAGCAGTGTTGCACTTAAAGATCAAAGATTAATTGAATTGGCAAAAATTGTTAATCCATCAAAAATTGTTCCAGCTACTTTTGACTTTGTTGATATTGCAGGATTAGTTAAGGGAGCTTCCAAAGGCGAAGGATTAGGAAATAAATTTCTTTCAAATATCAGAGAAGTAGATGCAATAATTCATGTTGTTAGATGTTTTGAAAACAAAGATATTATGCATGTTGCAAACGAAATTAACCCTGTTAATGATAAAAATGTCATTAACTATGAACTTATGCTAGCTGATATTGAAACTGTTTCAAATATAGTAAACAGAATAAGTAAGAAGGCTAAATCTGGTGACAAAACTGCGCTTATTGAATATAACTTAGCTCAAAAAATTAAACAAACTTTAGAAAATGAACTTCCTGCTAGATCATTAATAAATAATCTTTCTGAGGAAGAAGCAAAACTTATCAAAACATATCACCTTTTAACTGCTAAGCCTGTTATCTATGTAGCAAATTTATCAACAGAACAAATTAGCAACTATGCTGACGATAAGTTATTTAATGAATTAAAAAATTCATTATCTGAAGAGGAAAAAATAATTCCTATTTCAGTACAATTAGAGTCTGAATTATCTCAAGTTGATGAAACAGAAGCAAATGAATGACTTAATTCATACAATATTAATCTTAGCGGGCTTGATATTCTAACTAAAGAATCATTCGACTTATTAAAATTAAAAACATATTTTACTGCTGGACCAATGGAAGTTAAAGCTTGAACTTTTAAAGATGGAATGCTAGCACCACAATGTGCAGGCCTAATTCATAGTGATTTTGAGAAAAAATTTATTAAGGCCGACATTATAAGTTATGAAAATTATATACAATATAATGGTGAGCAAGGTGCTCGCAATGCTGGCAAAATTAGAAGCGAAGGCAAAAATTATATTATGCAAGACGGTGATATATGTCACTTCAAGTTTGGTAAGTAA
- a CDS encoding M48 metallopeptidase family protein — MKTSTLTELKSITFDAKTYIVFHKYSPGSKKLKLTLNDNENKIVLTSPIENFSIENWNNFQLDNLLFRLLNKHKGKNSKLNSSNDYKQIYLSYSPDNHKITIYDKLVDLEWKYHLHSNYSFNFDEDNSKLQIFCNASLKDDEIKRKNLFIYVLSRILEEFIRNKQLEFVKIMNQSGFALSNPPFKINLKKRAWGTNIKKGKRLSKITYDVKMIALPIRLIEAIILHELVHEFHPNHSDKFYECGSFIMPDFKARNKEIRQIIVYLDNFQ; from the coding sequence ATGAAAACCAGTACTTTAACAGAACTTAAGAGCATAACATTTGATGCTAAGACATATATTGTGTTTCATAAATATAGCCCAGGTTCAAAGAAATTAAAATTAACGCTAAATGATAATGAGAACAAAATTGTTTTAACTTCACCAATTGAAAATTTTTCAATTGAAAATTGGAATAATTTTCAATTAGATAATTTACTTTTTAGACTGTTAAACAAGCACAAAGGTAAAAATAGCAAGCTAAACTCATCCAATGATTACAAGCAAATTTATTTAAGTTATAGTCCGGATAATCATAAAATTACTATATATGACAAATTAGTTGATTTAGAATGAAAATATCATTTGCATTCAAATTACAGTTTTAATTTTGATGAAGATAATTCCAAATTACAAATTTTTTGTAATGCATCACTTAAAGATGATGAAATCAAAAGAAAAAATTTATTTATATATGTTTTAAGCAGAATTTTAGAAGAATTTATTAGAAACAAGCAGTTAGAATTTGTAAAAATAATGAATCAATCTGGTTTTGCTTTATCAAATCCTCCTTTTAAAATAAATTTGAAAAAGAGAGCTTGAGGAACAAATATAAAAAAAGGTAAAAGACTTAGTAAAATAACATATGATGTTAAAATGATAGCACTGCCTATAAGGCTAATTGAAGCCATAATTCTACATGAACTAGTTCATGAATTTCACCCAAATCACAGTGACAAATTTTATGAATGCGGTTCATTTATAATGCCAGACTTTAAGGCTAGAAATAAAGAAATAAGGCAAATTATAGTGTACTTAGACAATTTCCAATAG
- the uvrA gene encoding excinuclease ABC subunit UvrA, translating to MSARDQIIIHGAKENNLKNIDLTIPQNQLIVFTGLSGSGKSSLAFNTIYEEGRRRYVDSLSNYARLFLGGTNKPNVDSIEGLSPSISIEQKTTHNNPRSTVGTVTEIYDYFRLLFARIGKPYCPNHKIPITTQTNNDILKSIYEFPDQTRLYILSPIIDGEKGTHANLFEKLKKDGFLRVQVDGQIYSLDDEIKLEKNIKHYIDIVVDRVVLNEENQNRISEAISVALDYSKGLLKVETTEGEIKKFSKLHSCIYKDFDMPKIDTKLFSFNAPFGSCELCKGLGVNLRADFDALVPEKWRTINDGAIKIYANIVNSQNLEWQEFDILLNTYKIDKNTPIDQLSKEEIEIIKYGSKEDIEYVLVSSSGNKTRRNRHIPGILEKIENDYFNTSSERIRDWLKKYMGSFTCEKCKGSRLNKYALSIKVNDFNIDDFTRMSVEDVLETLENLKLNSEETYISQLILNELYNRLYFLKNVGLGYLTLNRNAETLSGGESQRIKLATQIGSNLTGVLYVLDEPSIGLHQKDNEKLIQTLKNMVNLGNTLIVVEHDEDTIKSADYIVDIGPYAGVHGGKIVAQGTLEDIKNCEESLTGNYLSGKRKILTPSFRRSGNGKTLIINGASENNLKNINVKFPLGKFIGVTGVSGSGKSSLVNEILVKGLTKYLSKSQTEKVGKFSSFSGSFNVDKIVAVNQSPIGRTPRSNPATYTSVFDDIRDIFASVEESKARGYAKGRFSFNVPGGRCEKCSGDGYLKIEMHFLPDVYVPCDECEGKRYNRETLEIKYRGKNIADVLDMTVEDALVFFEARANIKNKLQTLSDVGLNYIKLGQPSTTLSGGEAQRVKLATYLQKPPTGKTIYVLDEPTTGLHSYDVANLLSVLNKIVDNGDTVVVIEHNLDVIKCCDHIIDLGPDGGKNGGMVIATGTPEQVAKIEKSYTGQYLKKILNL from the coding sequence ATGAGTGCAAGAGATCAAATTATTATTCATGGTGCTAAAGAAAATAATTTAAAAAATATAGATCTTACGATTCCCCAAAATCAGTTAATTGTATTTACAGGTCTATCTGGCAGTGGTAAAAGTAGTTTGGCATTTAATACAATTTATGAAGAAGGTCGCAGAAGATATGTTGATAGCTTAAGTAATTATGCGCGCCTATTTCTAGGCGGAACTAACAAACCTAATGTTGATTCAATCGAAGGACTTAGTCCTTCTATTTCAATTGAGCAAAAAACTACTCATAATAACCCTAGATCAACTGTTGGAACCGTAACTGAAATTTATGACTACTTTAGATTACTATTTGCTCGTATTGGTAAACCTTATTGTCCAAATCATAAAATTCCTATTACTACGCAAACTAATAATGACATTTTAAAAAGTATATATGAATTTCCTGATCAAACTCGTTTATACATACTTTCGCCAATTATTGATGGTGAAAAAGGCACTCACGCTAACCTTTTTGAGAAACTAAAAAAAGATGGCTTTTTGCGTGTTCAAGTTGATGGTCAAATTTACTCACTAGATGATGAAATTAAGTTAGAAAAAAACATAAAACACTATATTGATATTGTAGTTGATAGAGTTGTACTTAATGAAGAAAATCAAAATAGAATTTCTGAAGCTATTAGTGTTGCTTTAGATTATTCTAAAGGGCTTTTGAAAGTAGAGACTACTGAAGGAGAAATTAAAAAGTTTTCTAAATTACACTCATGTATTTACAAAGACTTTGATATGCCTAAAATTGATACTAAATTATTTTCATTTAATGCACCATTTGGCTCATGTGAGTTATGTAAAGGTTTAGGAGTTAACCTAAGAGCTGATTTTGATGCTTTAGTGCCTGAAAAATGAAGAACTATTAATGATGGTGCTATCAAAATTTATGCCAATATAGTTAATAGTCAAAACTTAGAATGGCAAGAGTTTGATATTTTGCTAAACACCTATAAAATAGACAAAAACACTCCAATTGATCAGCTTTCCAAGGAAGAAATTGAAATAATAAAATATGGCTCTAAAGAAGATATTGAATATGTTTTAGTTTCGTCAAGTGGCAATAAAACTAGAAGAAACAGACACATTCCTGGAATTTTAGAAAAAATTGAAAATGACTACTTCAATACATCAAGCGAAAGAATTAGAGACTGACTTAAAAAATATATGGGTTCATTCACTTGTGAAAAATGCAAGGGTTCTAGATTAAATAAATATGCACTTAGCATAAAAGTTAATGATTTTAATATTGATGACTTTACCAGAATGAGTGTTGAAGATGTATTAGAAACGTTAGAAAACCTAAAGCTTAATAGTGAAGAAACGTACATTTCTCAACTTATTTTAAATGAACTTTATAACCGTTTGTATTTTTTAAAAAATGTTGGTTTAGGTTACTTGACACTTAATAGGAATGCCGAAACTCTTAGTGGAGGTGAAAGTCAAAGAATCAAACTTGCAACTCAAATTGGCTCAAATTTAACTGGAGTTTTATATGTTTTAGATGAACCATCAATTGGACTTCATCAAAAGGATAATGAAAAACTTATTCAAACACTTAAAAATATGGTTAATTTAGGAAATACCTTAATTGTGGTTGAGCATGATGAAGATACTATTAAAAGTGCTGATTATATTGTCGATATTGGACCATATGCTGGAGTGCATGGTGGCAAAATTGTGGCTCAAGGGACTCTAGAAGATATTAAAAATTGTGAAGAATCATTAACTGGAAACTATTTAAGTGGTAAAAGAAAAATTCTAACTCCTTCGTTTAGAAGAAGTGGAAATGGTAAAACATTAATAATCAATGGTGCCAGTGAAAATAATTTAAAAAACATTAACGTAAAGTTTCCTTTAGGTAAATTTATAGGAGTTACAGGTGTTTCTGGAAGCGGCAAAAGTAGCTTAGTTAATGAGATATTGGTTAAAGGACTAACTAAATATTTATCAAAATCGCAAACTGAAAAAGTTGGTAAATTTAGCTCATTTAGTGGCTCATTTAATGTGGATAAAATTGTGGCAGTTAACCAGAGTCCAATTGGCAGAACTCCTAGAAGTAATCCAGCAACCTATACTTCGGTTTTTGACGATATTAGAGATATATTTGCTTCCGTAGAAGAATCTAAGGCAAGGGGATATGCTAAGGGAAGATTTAGCTTTAATGTTCCTGGCGGAAGATGTGAAAAGTGTTCAGGAGATGGTTATCTAAAAATTGAAATGCACTTTTTACCTGATGTTTATGTACCTTGTGATGAATGCGAAGGCAAAAGATACAATAGGGAGACATTAGAAATAAAATATAGAGGCAAAAATATTGCTGATGTCTTGGATATGACCGTTGAAGATGCTTTAGTGTTTTTTGAAGCACGTGCTAATATAAAAAATAAATTACAAACGCTTAGCGATGTGGGGCTAAACTATATAAAATTAGGCCAGCCATCTACAACATTAAGCGGTGGGGAAGCACAAAGGGTTAAACTTGCTACATATTTACAAAAACCGCCTACAGGCAAAACAATTTATGTTCTAGATGAGCCAACAACTGGATTACACTCTTATGATGTAGCTAACTTACTAAGTGTTTTAAATAAAATTGTCGATAATGGTGATACAGTTGTAGTAATTGAGCATAATTTAGATGTTATTAAGTGTTGCGACCATATTATTGATCTAGGGCCTGATGGCGGTAAAAATGGTGGTATGGTTATAGCAACAGGAACACCTGAGCAAGTTGCTAAAATCGAAAAAAGTTATACTGGTCAATATTTGAAGAAAATACTTAATTTATAG
- a CDS encoding nuclease-related domain-containing protein, which translates to MLGIITALFLVTLFIIITLVIWIFTSKKKTQTKTRGKIFEETIKEKMISIASSKNFHYLDGGLFKYADNNYFELDGILISNKAVYISEAKRYIGHLHGGFFDDYLLLKDDKKEIRVKNPFNQNYRHIRHFINMCKINVPIFSLIIFPDSTSLDIDKQEPSTIIASKSNVDLLLDEVETYMVDEPDLEVSKINLVIDAINENRAQSTSDNIKFNQIISQNNENQYFNRT; encoded by the coding sequence ATGTTAGGAATTATAACGGCACTATTTTTAGTTACTTTATTTATCATAATTACTCTGGTAATATGAATATTTACTAGCAAAAAGAAAACGCAAACTAAAACTAGAGGAAAAATTTTTGAAGAAACCATTAAAGAAAAAATGATATCAATTGCATCTAGTAAAAATTTTCATTATTTAGATGGTGGCTTATTTAAGTATGCTGATAATAATTATTTTGAACTAGATGGCATATTAATATCAAATAAAGCAGTTTATATAAGTGAAGCAAAAAGGTACATTGGACATTTACATGGCGGTTTTTTTGATGACTATCTACTTTTAAAAGATGATAAGAAAGAAATAAGAGTTAAAAATCCATTTAACCAAAATTATAGGCACATAAGACATTTTATTAATATGTGTAAAATTAATGTTCCTATCTTTTCACTAATTATTTTCCCTGATTCAACTTCTTTGGACATTGACAAACAAGAGCCATCAACTATAATAGCATCTAAAAGCAATGTTGATTTGCTCTTAGATGAAGTTGAAACTTATATGGTTGATGAGCCTGATTTGGAAGTATCAAAAATAAATTTAGTTATCGATGCAATCAATGAAAATAGGGCACAATCAACTAGCGATAATATTAAATTTAATCAAATAATTTCGCAGAATAATGAAAACCAGTACTTTAACAGAACTTAA
- the hpt gene encoding hypoxanthine phosphoribosyltransferase: MQNNIDKRVLKVVYSKEELENRISELASWVNNVYAKTDGLIIVGLLKGCVPFLAQLIKDVTVDHKLDFMIASSYAGGSKSLGSVKIIMDMAEEIANKDVLIVEDIIDSGITLNKVKEILETRNPKSIRILTLLDKPYRRKVALNADMFGFHAPDEFLVGFGLDYQEEMRNLPYVGIFNKEYLK, translated from the coding sequence ATGCAAAATAATATTGATAAGAGAGTTCTTAAAGTTGTTTATTCAAAAGAAGAATTAGAAAATAGAATATCTGAGCTAGCTTCTTGAGTAAATAATGTATATGCTAAAACTGATGGTTTAATAATTGTAGGTTTACTAAAAGGTTGTGTACCATTTTTAGCACAATTAATTAAAGACGTAACTGTTGATCACAAACTAGACTTTATGATAGCTTCTAGCTATGCCGGTGGCTCTAAATCACTAGGAAGTGTTAAAATAATTATGGATATGGCTGAAGAAATTGCAAACAAGGATGTCTTAATTGTTGAAGACATAATTGACTCAGGAATTACTTTAAATAAAGTTAAAGAAATTTTGGAAACGAGAAATCCTAAATCAATACGAATCTTGACATTACTAGATAAACCATATCGCAGAAAAGTGGCTTTAAATGCAGATATGTTTGGTTTTCATGCTCCGGATGAATTTTTAGTAGGCTTTGGTTTAGACTATCAAGAAGAAATGAGAAATCTACCTTATGTCGGAATTTTTAACAAAGAGTATTTAAAATAA